The segment GTTGCGCGCGTTCTCCACCGGCGTTACACAGGTCGATTTTGCAACAACCCTTATGCACCCGAGGACCGAAGCAAGCCCGAATGGCGAGCGAGGAGCACGTCGACGTCTCCGTCCGACTGCCGCCGGATCTCGAGGAGTGGCTCGACGAGCAGGCCGCCGATCGGGACCGGTCCCGCGAGGACGTCGTCCGAGAGCTCGTCGCCGCGTACCGCTCGATGACGGAGAGCGACGCGAGCGGCGACGTACTCACCGACGGCGACCTCGACGACGTCGTCGACGCAGACGACCTCGATGGTTACGTCGACGAGGGTGATCTCGACGAAGCGCTCGCGGCGTACGTCGAGTCGGGGACGTTCGAGTCGGCGCTCGACGAGCAGCGCGAGGAGTTCACGGCGCTGCTGGAGGACGTCCGGAAGCGCGTGGTGCAGGTAAAGCGCGAGGCGGACGCGAAGGCGCCCGCGGACCACGGACACGAGGACGTCGAGGCGCGCGTGGACGCGGTCGAGAGCGACGTTGCGTCGCTGTCGGAGACGGTGGACGAGGTGGCGTCGGACCTCGACGCTGGGTTCGAGAACTTCGAGGACGTCCTGGAGTACCTCACCGAGCGGACGGACGAGCTCGAGGAGAAGACGGGGACGCTGGCGCGCGTGCTCGTGGACCTGCGGTCGGAGGTGAAGCGGTTGCGTGCGACGGAGGCGCGGCGCGCGGAGGCGGAGGCCCTGCAGCTCGCGGCGAACCGCGAGGGGGTGCGGACGGCGAAGTGCGGCGAGTGCGAGTCGCCGGTGGACGTGTCGCTGTTGTCCGCGCCGGAGTGCCCACACTGTGCGAGCACGTTCGGCGACGTCGAGAAGCGCTCTGGGCTGTTCTCGTCGAACCGACTCGTGACCGGCGACCCGCCCGCGCTGCCGGAGAGTCAGAAGGCGGCACTGGACGACGACCTGGCTGCGGAGCTCGCCGAGCAGGCGGAGGACGCCCCGGAATGACCGGCAAGCACCACGGCGAGCGCGGTGACGGCGACGATGGGCGGATCGACGGCGACGCCAGTGAGTCGTCGGCCGAGGAACCCCTCGGTGAGTTCAGCGAGCGCGTCGTCGACGATGCCGACGGGACGGACGACGGCGGCGTGGGAGACGAGACGCCGGCGCTGGAGGCGGGCGCGGACGCGGGTCGGTCCGGGCCGCTCGGCGACCTGGCCGCGGACGTCGACGGGCGCCGCGAGCGCAGCCGGAGCGCAGACGACGAGCTGTTCGACGAGGTCGACGTCGGCGAGGTGGACGCAGACGAGCTCTGGGCGCAGGTCGAGTCCGACGACCGGAACGTCACCGCGGACGGCGAACGCGCGATCCGGAAGGTCGAGAAGCGCAAGTACTGTCAGGGCTGCCCGCACTTCGCGACGCCACCGGACGTGCATTGCTCGCACGAGGGCACGGACATCATCGAGCAGGTCGACATGGCGCACTTCGAGGTCGCGGACTGTCCGGTCGTGCTCGAGGACGAGCGTCTCGAAGACGTTACAACCGACTAGACGCGTACGTTCGCGCATGGAATTCTGCGACGACTGCGGGTCGATGATGAAGACCGACGGCGACGAGTGGGTTTGCGGGGCCTGTGGCGCGACGACGTCGCGGGGCGAGGACGAGTCCGAGTTCGTGTCGACCGACTCGCAGGCGGACGAGGAGGTCATCGAGACGGAGGAGAACGCGAGTTTCGAGGGGAAGCCGACGACGACGGACGTGCACTGCGACGAGTGTGGTACCGAGAAGGCGTGGTACTACATCCAGCAGACGGCGAGCGCAGACGAACCGCCGACGCGGTTCTTCAAGTGCACGGAGTGCGGGAAGAAGTGGCGCGGGTACAACTGATCCCCGCCGTCGGCCCGCTACGTCGTGGAATCGCGACCTTCGATCGATCCCCTACCGACGCGATTCCTCGACGTGCTGTGACTCCGAACCCGTCGACGGACGCAGCTGGCAAAAGTTTATGTGACGACAGATATAGTGGTAGTTGCATGCCAGAATCAGTCGAGATCAGCGACCCGTCGGCATTCAGCGGGCAGTCGCTCGCGACACAAGTCGTATTCACGATAGTAACGTTCGGTCTGTATCCGATATGGTGGTCGTACAAGACCGCGAAGATGCTCGATAGGGGGACGAACCAGAATCTCAGCCCCATTCTGGCCTTCATCCCCTTCGGGAACATCATCCTGTACTGGCAGATCGCGGAGGCTTCGGAGCCGCTCACCGACCAGGACGCGATGCCGACGTTCCTGCTGTTCCTCTTCTTCGGCATCATCAGCTGGTATTGGGTCCAGAGCGGCATCAACGCCGCCGTGGAGTCGTAGCGGAGTTCCCGCACGGTCGCTTCCGGCTCTCGGGACCAGGACGCTGTGACTCTGGCTCCGCGTCGAGCTCGTTGTCGGTTGTTCGAGGAGGTGGTGAGTTGAGCATATCGAGCTCGGCGACAGGACTATCGCTGGCGCTGGCCGACTGTCGCGTTCAGGACCGACCTGTCACTACCGGGTTCGATGCGAGAGGGGGAGAGTGGCGTCGGTGGCGGCGTCGACGTGGGGGGAGTTCGACGCCGCAGCGGACGCCGGGGGGCAATGGGTGGGGGTGAGTCGTCGGTGACGAAACACCAACGTCCCCACGTTCACTTCGAGCGCAATCGACGTAGCCGTGGGTCCTAATACTGTAGGCCGTGCCCCGAGTCCGCTCATCAGGTGTCGGTGACGGCGTCCCGTCCCTCCGGATCAGCCTTCGGGACGCCCTCGAGAGCCGCCAGTGCGCGCTCGCGACTCTCGGCGACGCGCTCCCGGAGCGCGGCGAGGTCGTCGGCCTCGTCCTCGTCGCGGTACGCCGGCCCGGCCTCGAGCACGGCGAGTTTGGACTCGAGCGCGAAGTACTCGCGGAACGCGTCGGCGTGCTCGTCGAGCGCGAGCAGGGCCTCGACCGTGGACAGGAGGGCGTCGCGACCGACGGGCTTGACGAGGTAGTCGTCGAACGGCATCTCGACGACCGAAAGCGCCGGTTCGACGGCGGTGACCATCGCCACGCGCTGGTCGTGGCCGCGGTCCCGCATCGCCGCGAGGAGCGCGTCGCCGGACATCGACGGCATCCGGCGGTCGAGGAGGACGACGTCGACGTCGAACGCCGCGAGGGCGTCGAGTGCGTCGGCGCCGTCGAACGCGGTGTGGACGGCGACGTGCTCGCGGAGCCAGAGCGCGTACGTCTCGGCGAGGTCGGCGTCGTCGTCGACGACGAGCACGGTCGCGTCAGCGGATTCGAGGTCCACGGTGGCGTGTAGCGACGGGTCGTTCGTCCGTGGCATGATGTACTGGTCTCGCGGTGACCGACTACCCGATACTGGTGACTACGGGGGCACGGGTCCTCCGCCTAGGTAGTTTGGGTACGAGTGGCGGGGCGGACCGGGTAGCGGGGTGGACCGGGTAGCGGGGCGGACCGAGTGGCGGGTCGTCGGAGGAGCTGCGGAAGGGAAGGACACTTCCGCGTTCGCGGCGGAGTACGGGGCATGACGGCGGGTACGCGCGTCGAGGTGCATCCGGGTCGCGAGGCGGTCGTGGAGTTCGACCCCGAGTTGACCTTCGAGTGCGTCGACGAGTGCACGTGGTGCTGTACGCACGGCGTCCTCCTCTACGAGGAGGACTTCTACGAGCTCGCCGAACGCGAGAGCCTCGACGAGTCGACCACGCAGTTCCGCGGCGAGGACTTCGTGAAGAAGGAGGCGAAGGACCGCGACGAGCACGTCGGCGACGACGGCGAAGCGTGCGTGTTCCTCCGCGACGACGGCCTCTGTTCGCTGCACGCCGAGCACGATTGGAAGCCGGCGCGGTGCTCGGTGTACCCGCTCGCGGTGAGCGTCGAGGACGGCGAGATCCACGTGGACGTTCGCGAGTCGGCGTGGGAGCACTGCGAGGGCATGAACGTCTCAGAGCGGAAGGTGATCGAGAACCTCGACGCGTTCCTCCCGGCGGTGCTCTGGGAGCTCGACGACCCCGCGAGCGACCGCGAACTGTAAGGCTGGCGTCGGAGCGGTGGCCGGTGTCGGTCCGCGACTCGAGTCAGGCGACGAGCGACCAGGCGACGAAGACGACGAGGCCGCCGAAGCCGGTGCTGGCGACGGCGTGCAGGCGGAGCGAGTCGAGGAGTTCGTGGGCGTGGTCGCTGGTGTGTGCGACGTCGTAGACGTCGCCGCCGATCTCGCACGTCGGGAGGAAGTCCATGGCGACGTGGAGGAAGACCCCAGCGGCGAACCCGAACACGAGCGCGTTCGGGACGGGGTCCGGTGGGAGGGCGACGATGGACGCGGGGATGGCGGTGAGGCCGACGCCGGCGGCGGGCAGGAGGAGGATGCGCGGGTCGCCGTCGTTCGCGGCGAGCCGGCGGGCGGCGGCGTAGCCGGCGGGGCCCTTGTGGGAGACGATGGCGACGCCGAGGAACGCGCCGAGCGTGGGCATGTTGCCGTAGACGATGCCGATGATGGCGCCTGCGGCGAGGGCGTGCGCAGAAATCTCGAGGCTGGTGTGGTCGACGTTCGTCTCGTGCGTGAGGCGGTGGCCGACGGTGTGTGCGCCGAAGCCGAGGACGATGCCACTGGCGACGCCGAAGCCGCCCCAGCGCGGGTGGAGACCGAACGCTTGCGGGAGGAGGAACACGGCGGCGCTGGTGACCATGGCGCCGGCGGCGAGGCCGTACGCCCAGACGAGGCCGTGGGCGTGCCCGGAGTCGGCGCGTGCGCCGAGCGGGATGGCGACGGCCATCGCGACGAACGCGGTCCAGGCGATGCCGACCACCTTCCAGAGTTCGGGTCGGCCGTCGAGTGCGGCGGTGACGGCCCACGCGGTGAGCGCGAGGAAGGCGGCGACGGCGAGGACGGCGACCGCGGGCACCCCCACGAGGTTGTTAAATCGGGACTCTGCGTTAGCAACCATATCAGTTAACAAAACGAGGCCGAACGTTAATAATACCGTCGCTCCCGGACGGTCGCGGCGGCGACCACGTTCGGGGGGTTCGCACGTCGATTTAGCCCGTCGAGTTCGGTCGCGTCAGCGCGTCGCCTGCTTCCACTCGCGGAGACCGACCACCTGGCCGTCGAGGTCGTCGGCTGGGCAGTCCGTCGCCGCCCAGACGAACAGCTCCGCGACCTCGTCGGGGTCTCTGCCGCCGGGTCCCGAGAGGTCGGTGTCGACCGTCCCTGGGTCGACGCAGCCCGCGACGTACTCGGTGTCCGCGGCGAACTGTCGCGCGACCGCCTCCGCGCCCGCCTTCGAGGGCGCGTACCCGCCCAGGCCCGGCTTCGTCTCGCGCGCCACCGACCCCGTGGGTACCAGCAGTCGGGCGTCCTCGTTCAGGTGCGCGAGCGCCTCCCGGAACGTCGCGAACACGCCGCGGACGTTCGTCCGGAACTCGTCGTCGAACGCCGCGTACGAGGTCTCGCCGATGGGCGCCTCGCCCGGCGTCGCGTGGAAGACGCCCGCGTTCGCCACGACCACGTCGACGCCCGCGCGCCCCGTCCGCGACGCGGTCTCCAGCAGGCGCTCGACGTCGAACTCGTCGCGGACGTCCGCGCGCATGCCCGCGACCTCGCCGTCGCCGGCGCGCTCGAGGTCGTCGGTCACGGCCTCGACCGCGCTCGCGTCGCGGCCACAGACCACGACCGTCGCGTCAGCCGCCGCGAACGCCGTCGCGACCGCCCGCCCGATACCACTCGTCGCGCCAGTCACGACCACCGTCGCCCCGTCCGTCGGTCGGATCGTCTCGTCCATACGGCGTCTTCGCCCCAGGTCGGTAGGAAACCACCGGTCCAGGAACCCACCACCCGTCCACGGCGTCGGCTTGGTCTCTCATGCCACACGAATATATCACTATGTATCCAATAAATATCCAGTATGGGGGAGTCCGCCGGACGCTGGCGATATAGCCTCGCTGCCATCGGCCTCGCCGGCGTCGGCGCGTTCGCCGTGCTGGCGACGACGACATCGATTCACGTCGAAGACGTACTCGTGAGCGCCGGCCTGCCACTCGCGATCTATTCTCTCGTCGCCGCCTACGGCCTCAGGCTCGCCGACCGCCAAACACCGACGCACGTCGTTCGCGTCGCCACTATCGCCGTCGGAACGACGCTCGGTTACCTCGTCCTCACCACCGCTTTCCTCGCACTCGTCGGATACGACCACGGCTTTCTCGACGCGGCGCACGCGCTGTCACTCGGGTACGGCACCGCGAGCGCCGGCCTCGCGTTCGGCGCCGTCGGCGGCCACCACTACGTCCGCCAGCGCGAACAGGCCCGCGAACTCGAGCGCGCGAACGCCGAGTTGCGCGAGCAGAACGAGCGCCTCGACGAGTTCGCGAGCATCCTCGGCCACGACCTCCGGAACCCGCTCGCCGTCGCCAGCGGCTACGTCGACCTCGCAACCGAGACCGGGAACATAGAGCACCTCGAGGACGTCCGCGCGTGCCACGACCGCATCGACGCCCTCGTCGAGCAAGTGCTCGCGCTCGCCCGCCTGGAGCGCGACCCGGACGCAGTCACCGCCGTCGACGTCGCCGGCGTCGCCACCGACGCCCTGGAGACCGTCGACATCGGCGACGGCGAACTCCTCGTGGACGTCGACGCGACCGTCTGCGTCGAACGAAGCGACCTCCGGCAGGTGTTCGAGAACTGCTACCGGAACGCCGCCGAGCACGCCGGCCCCGACCCGACCGTTCGCGTCACCGCCGTCGACGACGGCGCGGGGTTCGCGATCGAGGACGACGGCCCCGGCATCCCCGAGCGCGAGCGCGACACCGTGTTCGACCGCGGGTACTCGAACGGCGACGGCACCGGCCTCGGACTCGCCATCGTCGGCGAGATCGCGGCGACGTACGAGTGGACGGTCGACGTCGACGAGAGCGCAGCCGGCGGCGCGCGCCTCGAATTCCGAACCAGTCCCCGCGACGCGGACCACCCCGGGCCCGAGGAGCCGTCGGTCGCCGACGACGACGTCGACCGCGGCCACCGCGCGAGCGTCGCCCCCGGGACCTGACGCGGCCGAGGTCGCCGTCGCCGCATCTGCGGACCACTCGCCGCGTCCGTCCACCACTCACTTCGT is part of the Halorubellus sp. JP-L1 genome and harbors:
- a CDS encoding ribbon-helix-helix protein, CopG family, producing MASEEHVDVSVRLPPDLEEWLDEQAADRDRSREDVVRELVAAYRSMTESDASGDVLTDGDLDDVVDADDLDGYVDEGDLDEALAAYVESGTFESALDEQREEFTALLEDVRKRVVQVKREADAKAPADHGHEDVEARVDAVESDVASLSETVDEVASDLDAGFENFEDVLEYLTERTDELEEKTGTLARVLVDLRSEVKRLRATEARRAEAEALQLAANREGVRTAKCGECESPVDVSLLSAPECPHCASTFGDVEKRSGLFSSNRLVTGDPPALPESQKAALDDDLAAELAEQAEDAPE
- a CDS encoding transcription factor S encodes the protein MEFCDDCGSMMKTDGDEWVCGACGATTSRGEDESEFVSTDSQADEEVIETEENASFEGKPTTTDVHCDECGTEKAWYYIQQTASADEPPTRFFKCTECGKKWRGYN
- a CDS encoding DUF4234 domain-containing protein — its product is MPESVEISDPSAFSGQSLATQVVFTIVTFGLYPIWWSYKTAKMLDRGTNQNLSPILAFIPFGNIILYWQIAEASEPLTDQDAMPTFLLFLFFGIISWYWVQSGINAAVES
- a CDS encoding response regulator: MPRTNDPSLHATVDLESADATVLVVDDDADLAETYALWLREHVAVHTAFDGADALDALAAFDVDVVLLDRRMPSMSGDALLAAMRDRGHDQRVAMVTAVEPALSVVEMPFDDYLVKPVGRDALLSTVEALLALDEHADAFREYFALESKLAVLEAGPAYRDEDEADDLAALRERVAESRERALAALEGVPKADPEGRDAVTDT
- a CDS encoding YkgJ family cysteine cluster protein, which codes for MTAGTRVEVHPGREAVVEFDPELTFECVDECTWCCTHGVLLYEEDFYELAERESLDESTTQFRGEDFVKKEAKDRDEHVGDDGEACVFLRDDGLCSLHAEHDWKPARCSVYPLAVSVEDGEIHVDVRESAWEHCEGMNVSERKVIENLDAFLPAVLWELDDPASDREL
- a CDS encoding ZIP family metal transporter, which gives rise to MVANAESRFNNLVGVPAVAVLAVAAFLALTAWAVTAALDGRPELWKVVGIAWTAFVAMAVAIPLGARADSGHAHGLVWAYGLAAGAMVTSAAVFLLPQAFGLHPRWGGFGVASGIVLGFGAHTVGHRLTHETNVDHTSLEISAHALAAGAIIGIVYGNMPTLGAFLGVAIVSHKGPAGYAAARRLAANDGDPRILLLPAAGVGLTAIPASIVALPPDPVPNALVFGFAAGVFLHVAMDFLPTCEIGGDVYDVAHTSDHAHELLDSLRLHAVASTGFGGLVVFVAWSLVA
- a CDS encoding SDR family NAD(P)-dependent oxidoreductase, with the translated sequence MDETIRPTDGATVVVTGATSGIGRAVATAFAAADATVVVCGRDASAVEAVTDDLERAGDGEVAGMRADVRDEFDVERLLETASRTGRAGVDVVVANAGVFHATPGEAPIGETSYAAFDDEFRTNVRGVFATFREALAHLNEDARLLVPTGSVARETKPGLGGYAPSKAGAEAVARQFAADTEYVAGCVDPGTVDTDLSGPGGRDPDEVAELFVWAATDCPADDLDGQVVGLREWKQATR
- a CDS encoding sensor histidine kinase KdpD, with amino-acid sequence MGESAGRWRYSLAAIGLAGVGAFAVLATTTSIHVEDVLVSAGLPLAIYSLVAAYGLRLADRQTPTHVVRVATIAVGTTLGYLVLTTAFLALVGYDHGFLDAAHALSLGYGTASAGLAFGAVGGHHYVRQREQARELERANAELREQNERLDEFASILGHDLRNPLAVASGYVDLATETGNIEHLEDVRACHDRIDALVEQVLALARLERDPDAVTAVDVAGVATDALETVDIGDGELLVDVDATVCVERSDLRQVFENCYRNAAEHAGPDPTVRVTAVDDGAGFAIEDDGPGIPERERDTVFDRGYSNGDGTGLGLAIVGEIAATYEWTVDVDESAAGGARLEFRTSPRDADHPGPEEPSVADDDVDRGHRASVAPGT